ACTCCACCAACAATAAGGATGACAAGAagtcacaaagaaaaacaaattcccTGCTAACCTGTGCTGGGTAATATCTGGGTAATCCTGGTTGTGAGAGGATTTCTACGAGTAGCTGTGAGGGGAGCGACAGCAGGAAGGAACCTCCTAACTGAGGTAACAGACCGCTGAAGGCAGACAGCTCTGCGGAAGCCATGCTGCTGACGTTCAGGGACTCGACGGCTGGTATCAACCAGGAGGACAGCTGTCCATGAAACACAGTTAAACAGAGTAAGACATTCAGGATGtaagtgtttttaaagcagATTTTCTGCAGTGGACTAGAGAAGAGTTGCTGCTTACCCGGCCTCTGCTACTGATGAACCCCTTTGACATGCACTGAGCCAGCTGCTGCCAGAGAGCCGAGGACACGGCTGAGTCCTGGAGAAATGAACCCAGTACCACTGGATCCAGGTAACATGCGAGGACCCCTAACCTGCAAAACCACAATTGCTGTCACTCTTggggatatttttattttattgaatagtAGTGAGATAATGAGGAGAAAGAGAACTGATGTACTTATCCAACACATCAACACCCAAAACAACTATGACCTAACTTATAAGTGCTAATCTTGGATGTCAAGAAATAGTCTCAGAGAACCTGAGGGGCTCTGAATATGAACCATCATATTAGAGTACTGCCCATCTGATGACCCACCTTTGAGTGTGTCTTTAGTGAtcataaagacaaacacacattaacacaatataTCTGGGTCCCACCTCCGTATGTTATCACTGGTCAGATTATTCTGCTTGCTGAAGAGGGTCCGGAGCACATGGCGCCCCCTTACACCATCTAGACTGCTGTTACCTAGCAACTCTACCAGAGGAGTAAGCTAAAGGAGACAAGAgataaaatgttgaaacaagTTCAGACTGGTGACTGTGAAGCCCAAAGCAATGATTCAGTTTACTTGTATACTCATAAATCCATTATCTGGTCCTTGTGTCCTGTATTGAAGCATctgtttctctatttatttatttttttgtcatctgtACAAATGTAAGAACCCAGCTGAACAGCTTTACTTATCACCTGACCTTGTCTGAGATGAGAGATACAGCAGTAATGTAAAGATTTTTACCTGATGCGACGTCAGTTGCTGAAAGTGACTGACTGGCAGGTAAGGCAGAAGCGTGAGGATGGAACTGATAAAGTATGGTGGCCATGTAGGGACATCACCCACCACACTCGATTGCAGGAGTCTTTTTACAAAAGCCTTTTTCTGCATTGACTTCATCCCCGAGCTGTGGTCACGAATGGCTGTCAACCTGAAGAGTAATGCAGAAGCTGCTAGCATAAGGACAGTAAGATATATCAAAACTAAACACAACTGTTTCTTGTGTCAGTGACTCACACGCTGTCATTGACTATCAGCGAGGCTGGGAAGCTCATTATGTCAGAGACAGACATGAAGGGGATGAACTGAGACAGGTCCACAAACAATTCTGGGGTCACCCGGGGGAACTTGTGGATGAAAGCAGCAGTCATTGTTTCCATGGCCTGCAACTCTTTTTGAGATGCctgacagagaaaacaaaagagcGGGACACAAAGTGATTGTATTCTATTCGGCCCTCTTTAACTATGCATGGGCTGTGACATAGatttatataaaatagataCAGCACAAGAGAGTAGAACTGTAGTCAACAGAGACCCTGCACAATTAGCTCAATGAAAACGGTCAATAATAGTCCACTCAGTATTTTGTTGGGAGTTTGAAAACAAACCTGGCCGGTTTCAACTTGTAGCTGATCCCAACTTTGATGCATATGGGAGAGAAATCTCTTAACAGCATCTTTTTCAGCAGACATCACCAGAGTGCGAATGCTGTCTCTTGGCATCTGGAGGTACTCCTGGTGAGATAAAGTGAATTACCTAAATATAAAGTTCAGGTAACTGATCTGTTGTTGAAGTTTACATTTGAATATAGCTGCACAGGCCACTCACCTGTAGCAGAAACCTCAGAGCAGAGGAGTTGTCATCCCGCTGGATGAGGTCCCACAAGACAGGCTGATGTAACAGCAAAAACAAGTTATTCACTCtttgctcagtgtgtgtgtgagactgtgtgtgtttgtgtgtgagtgtgccaGCTGTCTTACACTGAAGCAGCTCAGCAGATCTTCTTTAAGAGTGGCGTTCTGCTCTCTGCGGAGGAAGACTCCCACGGTGTGCAGGACACTCATGGAGGCTTCTGGTTGCAGTGTGGCCCAGGAGGTGTTGTCAAGGAGACTGGAGAGGAGGATAGCCTGACCCAAACCTTGTCTcgcctctctttctccctcgtCCAGACCCGAAGAGAGGCCCACCATGAAGTCCAGGACTCGCAACACGTATCCCAGCACCACTAAAAACCCTTCAcgctcccctccctccacctcacacacactcagcttgTGTAGAGCTTCCACCAGCAGTGGAGCCGGGTCCACACACAGCTGCGATGTGTCAAACTTATACGGTGCAGGGAGCATGTCAAAAAACCTCTGCAGGAGGCACTTCCTGCTCTCCAGTTCTGCCTGCAGATCAGCACAGAAATCAGCAAGCTGAGGCATTTCTCCTAACAGCCAATTGTAGAGTGTGGCGTTTAGACAAATGTACTCTCTCAGTCCATGTGTCTGCTCACAGAGCTCCAGGAGGGTGGAGTTGGTGAAATGATGCACAGCCCACGCCCTGTACTGACAAGTCTCCTCAACGGTGTCAACATGGGAGAAGTTGTGGATTTTGGAGCAGTACTCCGCGGCCCAGCTGCCCTCTGGCAAGGTCTGGTGCGAGTCGGGGGACCGTCTCCCGCACAGAGCTGAGATCAGGACAGTGTTGTTGGGCAGGAAGCAGTGTCTGAATGCCTGGGCGCTGAGCAACCTGCTGCCCAACTGGGCCACACAGTTCTCAGCGAGTACCGGACTTTCTATTGCCTCACCTGTCAGCTGCACACACAGGTCGTCTATACTTGTCAGATTAAAAAATTGGTAGTCCTTTGTCACTGCAGCCTGCAAATATTCAAGTAAGAAtaggtaaaaaataaagtaaaaggaATTAGgagtaaaataaaagcaatgcaaAAGTACATATACAAAGCATGTGTTCAGAACGCCTTCACGCCACAGATATTGAGCAAAAAGTTACCATAAAACACATCCAATAATTTGTATATTACCTGTTGTGCCCTCTGCAGCCAGAAAGAGGAGTTGGCACAGACTGTGTTGTTGAATTCATGGGCGAAGAACTCGCTGCAGACATGAACCCAAAGGTAgtcctcctcagcagcagacaggtACCAAGCTGCATCAGAGCACGTGGCATGCAGGTCGAGCACCATCTGGGCCTCTGCAGGGTTAACCGACCCGCTCTCCCCTTCAAACAGTTTACAGTAGAGGAACACAGTAAAGTTGGAGACGCCTGTCAAGCCCGGGATGGATTCATTACACGCTGCCTCCAAGATTTCTATAGAGGTGGAGTACTCaatctctctctgcaggttgtAGCTCTCCCTGGTTCTCCCTGTCTGTGGCTGGTTTATCTGGGAGTGATGAGGTGTGGTAGAGAGGTCATGaaggtgtttttgtttggagATTGTTCGTGAAGAGGGGCCTTTTTTTGTAGATGGTTGGTCCGGTGTTCGTCGTGATCTTAGTTCATCTGCTTCAGAGGGGGGGCAGGACAGGAATGGGAGTGAACTTGGGAGACCGTGGGAGTTGACGCCCAAAGCCTGAGTGTTCCACGTCACATTATGTCTTATCCCCCTACATGTGCACGGACAAAACATTGGAAGAAATGTGGATCTGTTTTTGCTAATAATTTACTGTCAAATATGTGGACTGAAATCATATAGTGGTTTAAAATACCTTACCATAAGATCAGTTGTCTAAGGTCACcttgaaaaagacaaatgaaaagcAAATATTAACAGAAAATCAAAGGGAAAGACCTGCTGCTTCTGCAGTACACGACCATGCCTGGTGTACAGTGCAGCTCAGCTAACAATGCCCAAGATATAATGTTACTGGCATCAATGAGAGGATAAAGAGATTAGCCGGGCTAACAACAGATGCTTTCATCAGCCAGGATGATTATAAAGATTTTAAAGCAGTGTCAGTCACTGTCACAGTCTCTCCTGTAGCTTTCAGGTGAAACCAGGGCCGAACTAATGAGGCTATTAAGGGTTTTTCCTCTTCGAATGACACTAAATACACTCTGAACAGGCATGATTTACTTCTAAACCTAAAATAGGTTTGAATTGGCATATCATCTATGTTAATAGCAAACTAGCTCATCTCAGAATCAACCTCTGAGGCAAAGCTTTAAAATTCATGAGTGTATAAATGAAGGAGGTAATAATTCTATAATCAGATTGTGTTTATGCATGTAACTTAAACAAAACTTAATGAtgcctgttttttgtgtgagtaGCCAAGTTTTAAACTCTGCCTTTTGTCTAATTTCAGCGAGTTATTATCTCTTATGAGGTCAACTGCTCCACATACTCACCAACTGAGCACCGGCCCCGAGCGTTGGGCTGTGGTACATCCACCAGGCTGCTGACATCATCAAGCAGCGCCATGGTAACTAGTGACACTTTCTTCCTCAGGTTACCATAGACAGAACTACCCACCCTGTGCAGGAGGCCTCTCCTCAGCCCGTCCAAACTCTGCACCAGAGCTACATTTTTCTGTGCCAAGTAGCCACCTCGCTCTCCTCCACCTGAACGCGATAACGCCTGCAGCAGGAAGCTTTGCATGGAGTCTGGATCATCATCAGCGGTCATCGCATCTTCCAGAGATGCATTTCCAGACAACCCGTCCTGCCTCATGGCCTCAGGGGGCAAGCTGAAGGGCTTCAAACGGCCAAATGCACTTGAGCTCCTACTGTGTTCAGCACCTTCCCCTGGTGGGTGTAAACTAACAACAGGTTTCCAGCTGCGTGTTTCTAGGAAACGCAGCAGCTGCTGAAGCCAGCTTACACTGAAGGCACAGTCACTACGACCCTTCAGAGCACAGATGAAGCCCTGCAGGCCTGCACTGGCCTGACCATAGGTCCCACTGAGCAGAGCCTGAAGGGCCGCTTCAAACACAGCGCTCACTGTTCTCCAGTTCTGAGATAAGAAAGTCAAGAGGGGCCTGTGGGACTGACGCTCCGACAGACTGATCAGACTCTGCAGCAGCCCCAGGAGCCAGTCCCAGTGAGGGCTGCCCCTCAGGGACAGAAACCAGTCCTGCACTCTGACACTTGGTCGCGGTGGGACCCGGCCGTTCCACTGGTTCAGTGCAGCACTACCTTCAGACTGGAGGAAGTAATGCAGCACTTTCTCCCACAGCTGCTCCTCGTCAGCCggttcctcctccagctcagccCCCATCTCTTGGAGGTACAGAGAGATGTTGTAGAGGAAGCCGGAGAGACGGTGCCTGTCAATTGGCTTGTTTAAGGGAGGCAGATTCTTGCTGGGAAGTAGACCAAGCGTTTTTAGGCTCCCCATGATATTCCTCACCCAAGGGAGCACTGACTGGTCCTTGTTTGGTTCTGGAGGAGCTTTCTGAGGTTTCCAGCCACTTCCTGTACTCCATTTGGAAATTATCTCCTTAAGAAGGGCGTCTCTCTGGTCCTGTTTACCACCTCCTGAAAGAGTCCATTAATAGACGGCTAGAGCTAGCATCATTTATTACATAACACATGTATTAGTAAACCCACAAATATTGTATTAAGTGAAACGTGTTGGTTGTGCACTCACCTGTCCTCTCAGGGGATCCTTGTCCCAGTAAAACGGCACAAACTATGATGCTTGTGAATGTAAGAGTGGCCATCCCGGGCCCTTTCTCTGCCATCTTCATCTCATGGCAGCGTGCACAGTGACACAGTGGTGTCACATCTTCCCCTTCAGGCTGTTTTGCCTATTGATTTCACAAAACCCTGTGTTTAAACGgaggctttgtttttttcatttccagcAAAGCGGTAGACTCAAGGAGTAAAGTATCTCAACTGAGAGGGGATATTAAACCTTAATGACTGGCCACCACATCACCTTACCACTCTCACTGCATGGTTACTAAAACAAGTATCGGTAATGTACTTAACTATGAGACAATAACGCAGACTATAACATGTAGGTCCTTATGTGATGTTGAAAAGAGAGACCAAAGAAAAGTTATGAATATGATGTAAGATATTCACATAcacagttaaaaaacacattccttAAAGAGATCGCAGTTTGACAAGAATAGCAAATTATATATCTGTCCCTGtttaaagtattataaatgtcAGTGGTAACTCACAATAATAACAAActtgagaaaaatacatttaaaactcaCCAAAAGTTACAATCCAATAGTTTCTTTAAATATCCTGTCAAGCTTTAACCAGCATCTCTAACTCAGCGGCATCAACACACTCAGAGCTGACCTCCTTCTGAGTGGCCCTCTCTGTTTCAACATCACTCAGACTTTCTCTGcctttcactctctcctcctgcacCCCTCCCACCTGTGTCCTCTATATCTCTGCTTTAAGCTGTTTGGGGCACttgcctttttttgtctctgatgTTAAGGGTTGATGCATGGCTTCATGTttagttatatatatagtttatcaTATGTTGGTAGCCATTTTTTGGGACaatgtgcaaaaaaagagagagagctgcttGGATGTACAAAATGTCTTGAAACTTTTAGATCACTGGTTTAGATTTACATTATTTTGGTGTATGTCTTCCCAGTTCAGTATTTTGGTCCATCGTGAGGCTACAGGAAGGTCACAGCACTCAGCTAGGTGCTCAAACAAGGTGAAAATCTGGATCATGTTAATCACACCCAGGATATCTATCCCATTCTCTAACTGTCAGATGTCTCCCACTGACTGATTCCCTATTGAGCTGTCTCTCAGCCGGGAACCATCTCGTGACTCTGGGTTTGTTGGGGGTGTAGTCTTACCGACGGGGCCGGGCCGGCAGAGACTGTGCAGACTGTCACTGTTTTAGACACATTTATCCCTCGGTCAGGCAGACTTACAATTGAGCCCTGTGCAAGGGCAGAGCAGCCGGCTCCCCAGAGTCAGACCACTGTCTGCTGGCCCTGAAACCCAAGAGGGCTGAGTGAAAggaccccccacccctccttcCACTTGCTTTGGCTGTATGATACTGTGGCCTGCACTAGGACAATAACTTCCTCCTGTATTATTGATATCGTAGGGAAGAGCGATCACTCAGTGCAACAGGGCTCGATTCACCACAAGAATATTCAATGAGAAATTGGATCCACCCCATacgttcctctctctctgctggaaACTCGTGGCAGAAATCAGCTGGTGAAACTCGCTGTTGTGATTGGAATACTTGGTTTGAATCCAACTTTTTGCCCCCCATCTTCCGGTGgaaatattaaatgataaataccTCAAATTACCCCAAAAATGAGTTGATCTTTGCCATAATTTGAAGTTGGGGAATtcattttaatctaaaaaattaaataactttgCCCCCCTTTACAACAAGGTTTTAGTAGTAACCACGTGACAATAATACACCCTTTCTGCAACTGGATTGTTTTTCCATTATATACACAAAACTTACATCTTACTTTACAGCTTCTGGTGTCAAGTATCcatcaattaaattcaattgtAATTAGCAGTATTTGGTGGTAACTGAAAACTTTTTCTACTGCTTACAAACACCCCTTCCCACTAGTAATTATCCGTTCTCAAATTAAGAATGTGGTTCCGCTTCATGCACACATTAATGTCTTTACAGCCAATAAGATTTCTTTTTGTATATGTGTCCCCTAATGTGACCTAGAATGACCACTACTGTAGTTTTACAGAGTGACATCAAGGCCACAATCACCATCATGTACATCTATCCATTCTGAGAACCCAAAtactgaaatataaatacaataacattCATTGCTGTAATTCTGATACACTAGTTACAGACACAATTATAACCAGAGCTGTAAAGGACTTAACCACTTACAGAGCAGTCTGAGTTGTcagctcatttattttttcagcacATCATATCAGATTAACATGAATGCATATAAATCATCCTTTCAAAGCAAAACACAATAACTAGACAACAGGTACAAATGGAACTAAGACCAGAATCTgttttacaataacaaaaaacgATTACATAATATAATCTTTAATGATTCTGTGAACACAACATGCAAATGATAGAGATCAGAGATCAGCCATGATGGAGAACAAAAACAGCTCAACTAGTCCTGTAACGCTACTGTAACTAGATCAGTCATTCAGTAACTGCAGTTTCAGCTTCTGACTCTTAAGTTAAGCATCtttaaatcacatatttaaatgtatttaattctgGGTTCATTTTTGTATATCAATTTCATTATACATCTTAATAGATTGACAgacacagcaaaacaaaaacacgttTTATCCCTATGAATtatcaatgaaagaaaaaagtctattttcttaaacaaaccagttaaaaaaaaagcattacaaCCTTTTTTATCTGTTAGACAGTTTGTTGGTCCATCTGAAAactttaagcacattttttCTAAACTCCACTGCTTCTGCAGTTTCTTATCTCTGCCTTTGGAGGGCAGTGTGACTCAAGGGCATGATAGACCTTTTGGTCTAAACTCCTATTCTCTTTTAATCACATAAAATTATGAGATGgggaaaataatgtttaatgttattattttgtaagCCGAATATCAACTTTTccatcaaatgaaaatataagaAATCGTTCAGATTTTAATGAGATCAGAAGCAAAGAAAGTGAGATTCACTGTAGATGGGTCAGTCTTTGGATTCATGCATCTCATTTTGGGGCAAACACACGATCTATTACAGACTTTTCCCAGTAAGAAGTCTGCTCTCAAAGGGCTTCACACAAAGCTCCTCCACGGGGACACCAAGAGCCCTTTGCTTAGCTTCATAGGTCAGCAGCAAATCCTTACGGGCCTGCCGGATACACAAGTATGAATATTactacaacattttatttaacatcatCATTAATT
This region of Anoplopoma fimbria isolate UVic2021 breed Golden Eagle Sablefish chromosome 2, Afim_UVic_2022, whole genome shotgun sequence genomic DNA includes:
- the LOC129107793 gene encoding stereocilin, coding for MRQDGLSGNASLEDAMTADDDPDSMQSFLLQALSRSGGGERGGYLAQKNVALVQSLDGLRRGLLHRVGSSVYGNLRKKVSLVTMALLDDVSSLVDVPQPNARGRCSVGDLRQLILWGIRHNVTWNTQALGVNSHGLPSSLPFLSCPPSEADELRSRRTPDQPSTKKGPSSRTISKQKHLHDLSTTPHHSQINQPQTGRTRESYNLQREIEYSTSIEILEAACNESIPGLTGVSNFTVFLYCKLFEGESGSVNPAEAQMVLDLHATCSDAAWYLSAAEEDYLWVHVCSEFFAHEFNNTVCANSSFWLQRAQQAAVTKDYQFFNLTSIDDLCVQLTGEAIESPVLAENCVAQLGSRLLSAQAFRHCFLPNNTVLISALCGRRSPDSHQTLPEGSWAAEYCSKIHNFSHVDTVEETCQYRAWAVHHFTNSTLLELCEQTHGLREYICLNATLYNWLLGEMPQLADFCADLQAELESRKCLLQRFFDMLPAPYKFDTSQLCVDPAPLLVEALHKLSVCEVEGGEREGFLVVLGYVLRVLDFMVGLSSGLDEGEREARQGLGQAILLSSLLDNTSWATLQPEASMSVLHTVGVFLRREQNATLKEDLLSCFSPVLWDLIQRDDNSSALRFLLQEYLQMPRDSIRTLVMSAEKDAVKRFLSHMHQSWDQLQVETGQASQKELQAMETMTAAFIHKFPRVTPELFVDLSQFIPFMSVSDIMSFPASLIVNDSVLTAIRDHSSGMKSMQKKAFVKRLLQSSVVGDVPTWPPYFISSILTLLPYLPVSHFQQLTSHQLTPLVELLGNSSLDGVRGRHVLRTLFSKQNNLTSDNIRRLGVLACYLDPVVLGSFLQDSAVSSALWQQLAQCMSKGFISSRGRLSSWLIPAVESLNVSSMASAELSAFSGLLPQLGGSFLLSLPSQLLVEILSQPGLPRYYPAQAFQMLSMISNDTPLTMDKLCRLKPLLSGLSPAVLKELQWPEISDAAHCQCWKMLLTELKPGHRAILYNAMQEALHRDAQNFTQQANCLLTFFPLRKLTETLNGETMLRDVSLYRDIRWSQQQAQLLFKKIHKFKNITSKMVRDLGHIAGGMSCDFLRLWSNDTDFVTLLQFVSELPGGTRPALRKCIVDELRKQSEIDLSALSSGFAATLPVTMIEDLSNASFRAILDHIQTHFADFLRMPHYKQTNLAEKAVTELGSYQAEGEIDGTTLDVLGALLPFLDRDSLALVDRGALALRLEEMRSFCLPKEALRDISALLTQKDLLGEPSKWQVGDVEHLGRLVFSLSTKQINSIPLTVLNKDTVEQVLVGQSRWEDSVVGGVCETQCMDQHRQRRLTQSLVRGIVKARSRRAKVPVPSCADIRGTFPSAWTSTQLSRMSQEDLKQCVEVFAQDASMSSEQRRALWLKLRKSFSPVRELRADQVLALGPVVTEMGERELQEANLTDLGVLAHLGTLTDWNPKKMRAVILGMMRKRKLKVEQLSAVDLATLGHLLCGLYPSEIKRLSPYNLSVAVLFLREASLPCTEQQMEELTSRLSRPEAFGTVSAWGPEVFTEIGTLAVGLEDMVLSALVQEQVAGITPEAIALMSPKKMAVVFSAVQMSWLSAEQAWAVTEEQWAQLDTEQRHAVGLARYEGDVLLELRGRNSAPAADSFTTSSLALCLLLWQLI